A genomic window from Scophthalmus maximus strain ysfricsl-2021 chromosome 17, ASM2237912v1, whole genome shotgun sequence includes:
- the LOC118289297 gene encoding cytosolic phospholipase A2 gamma isoform X1, whose protein sequence is MQIGYQSLSVPLICLWPLILGTLATAVDKMERDDAVSVKPIHQSLSLCEGEQDYVDRRKRIVLESLDSLGINCTADSVPHIALLASGGGQRAAVGLVGSLYQMEKEGLLDTLLYLGGVSGSTWSMSSVYSDPQWSANMDRAASTLSGPGVELEQALAWLGERAKEEFFSLTDIWGVLTSAGIMKQMDLRRLSDEASRNATNPYPIYSAIEKDCFSNGPIEGQWFEVSPHEAGFTELGLFVETSLLGSKFQSGELLEQKPEMDMVKLQGVLGCALAHEDTIRDFIPPWLNVPGQVDSASEEFLRVYNTLDKLVALIRSTITDPTALSDLNKLQQTLEDKVNCNKAASLESKSSEERKSIFVRWSMELLAAVDTWSQSLEDGVFKTRVAVLTKQVLPLIMKWEWGTTNNFLYQYEDVTVPPCLGTKERFHLIDAGLLINVAYPAFLGDKRDIDLIIAPEYSAGNIFETLTLARDYAAKLKKPFPEIDDKVLEEREWPKDCYVFEGKGKEPTIVYMPLFNRQNCQDAEEVKAKMEEFSTFQRPFSEEKIQSVLDTAKANVKNNKEILLREINKAVHRRQSKRCDGPERDGHVCVCL, encoded by the exons ATGCAGATTGGATATCAGAGTTTGTCAGTCCCATTGATTTGCCTCTGGCCTTTGATTTTAGGAACTCTGGCAACAGCCGTGGACAAAATGGAGCGAGATGATGCCGTTTCAGTG AAACCCATCCAtcagtccctctctctgtgtgagggtGAGCAGGACTATGTTGACAGGAGGAAAAGAATAGTTCTGGAGTCACTCGACAGCCTGGGAATCAACTGTACCGCA GATTCAGTTCCCCACATCGCGCTGCTGGCGTCAGGTGGGGGTCAGAGGGCAGCCGTGGGTCTGGTGGGTTCCCTCTATCAGATGGAAAAGGAAGGCCTGCTGGACACTCTGCTCTACCTGGGAGGAGTCTCTGGGTCGACGTG GTCCATGTCCTCCGTGTACAGTGACCCGCAGTGGAGCGCCAACATGGACAGAGCAGCATCCACGCTGTCAGGTCCTGGGGTCGAGCTCGAGCAGGCCCTGGCCTGGCTGGGTGAGCGGGCGAAAGAGGAGTTCTTCTCTCTCACCGATATCTGGGGGGTCTTAACCTCTGCTGGCATCATGAAACAG atggACTTGCGGCGTCTTTCAGATGAGGCCAGTAGAAACGCCACAAACCCTTACCCCATCTACAGCGCCATAGAGAAGGACTGCTTCTCAAATGGGCCAATAGAAG GCCAGTGGTTTGAGGTGAGCCCTCATGAGGCTGGATTCACAGAGTTGGGTCTCTTTGTTGAAACGTCTCTCCTGGGCAGCAAGTTCCAGAGTggggagctgctggagcagaaGCCAGAGATGGACATGGTCAAACTACAAG GTGTTCTAGGTTGTGCGTTGGCTCATGAGGATACGATCAGAGATTTCATCCCTCCGTGGCTGAATG TGCCTGGGCAAGTGGACAGTGCCTCTGAAGAGTTCCTGCGTGTATACAACACCCTTGACAAACTGGTGGCCCTGATCAGAAGTACAATTACGGATCCCACCGCCCTGTCTGACCTGAATAAGCTGCAGCAAACACTAGAag ACAAGGTAAATTGTAACAAAGCTGCGTCGCTGGAGTCAAAGAGTtcggaggagagaaaaagtatttttgtgcGGTGGAGTATGGAGCTGCTGGCGGCAGTGGACACCTGGAGCCAAAGTCTGGAGGATGGAGTTTTTAAAACACGTG TGGCTGTGCTCACTAAGCAAGTCCTTCCCCTGATTATGAAGTGGGAGTGGGGGACAACCAATAACTTCCTTTACCAATACGAAG ATGTCACCGTTCCGCCTTGCCTTGGCACCAAAGAGAGATTCCATCTGATAGATGCCGGGCTGCTGATCAATGTAGCCTATCCTGCATTTCTGGGAGACAAGCGAGACATCGACCTCATCATCGCACCGGAGTACAGCGCTGGAAACATCTTTGAG ACTCTGACTCTTGCCAGAGACTATGCAGCTAAGCTGAAGAAGCCTTTCCCAGAGATAGACGACAAGgtcctggaggagagagagtggccTAAGGACTGCTACGTGTTCgaggggaaagggaaggagCCCACGATCGTATACATGCCCCTCTTTAACAGACAAAACTGCCAAG ATGCAGAGGAGGTCAAGGCAAAGATGGAGGAGTTCTCTACCTTCCAGCGTCCATTCAGTGAGGAGAAGATCCAGTCTGTGTTGGACACGGCGAAAGCTAACGTGAAGAACAACAAGGAAATTCTGCTGAGGGAGATTAACAAGGCCGTTCACCGCCGACAGAGCAAGAGGTGCGACGGACCTGAGAGGGACGGCCATGTTTGTGTATGCCTGTGA
- the LOC118289297 gene encoding cytosolic phospholipase A2 gamma isoform X4, with product MERDDAVSVKPIHQSLSLCEGEQDYVDRRKRIVLESLDSLGINCTADSVPHIALLASGGGQRAAVGLVGSLYQMEKEGLLDTLLYLGGVSGSTWSMSSVYSDPQWSANMDRAASTLSGPGVELEQALAWLGERAKEEFFSLTDIWGVLTSAGIMKQMDLRRLSDEASRNATNPYPIYSAIEKDCFSNGPIEGQWFEVSPHEAGFTELGLFVETSLLGSKFQSGELLEQKPEMDMVKLQGVLGCALAHEDTIRDFIPPWLNVPGQVDSASEEFLRVYNTLDKLVALIRSTITDPTALSDLNKLQQTLEDKVNCNKAASLESKSSEERKSIFVRWSMELLAAVDTWSQSLEDGVFKTRVAVLTKQVLPLIMKWEWGTTNNFLYQYEDVTVPPCLGTKERFHLIDAGLLINVAYPAFLGDKRDIDLIIAPEYSAGNIFETLTLARDYAAKLKKPFPEIDDKVLEEREWPKDCYVFEGKGKEPTIVYMPLFNRQNCQDAEEVKAKMEEFSTFQRPFSEEKIQSVLDTAKANVKNNKEILLREINKAVHRRQSKRCDGPERDGHVCVCL from the exons ATGGAGCGAGATGATGCCGTTTCAGTG AAACCCATCCAtcagtccctctctctgtgtgagggtGAGCAGGACTATGTTGACAGGAGGAAAAGAATAGTTCTGGAGTCACTCGACAGCCTGGGAATCAACTGTACCGCA GATTCAGTTCCCCACATCGCGCTGCTGGCGTCAGGTGGGGGTCAGAGGGCAGCCGTGGGTCTGGTGGGTTCCCTCTATCAGATGGAAAAGGAAGGCCTGCTGGACACTCTGCTCTACCTGGGAGGAGTCTCTGGGTCGACGTG GTCCATGTCCTCCGTGTACAGTGACCCGCAGTGGAGCGCCAACATGGACAGAGCAGCATCCACGCTGTCAGGTCCTGGGGTCGAGCTCGAGCAGGCCCTGGCCTGGCTGGGTGAGCGGGCGAAAGAGGAGTTCTTCTCTCTCACCGATATCTGGGGGGTCTTAACCTCTGCTGGCATCATGAAACAG atggACTTGCGGCGTCTTTCAGATGAGGCCAGTAGAAACGCCACAAACCCTTACCCCATCTACAGCGCCATAGAGAAGGACTGCTTCTCAAATGGGCCAATAGAAG GCCAGTGGTTTGAGGTGAGCCCTCATGAGGCTGGATTCACAGAGTTGGGTCTCTTTGTTGAAACGTCTCTCCTGGGCAGCAAGTTCCAGAGTggggagctgctggagcagaaGCCAGAGATGGACATGGTCAAACTACAAG GTGTTCTAGGTTGTGCGTTGGCTCATGAGGATACGATCAGAGATTTCATCCCTCCGTGGCTGAATG TGCCTGGGCAAGTGGACAGTGCCTCTGAAGAGTTCCTGCGTGTATACAACACCCTTGACAAACTGGTGGCCCTGATCAGAAGTACAATTACGGATCCCACCGCCCTGTCTGACCTGAATAAGCTGCAGCAAACACTAGAag ACAAGGTAAATTGTAACAAAGCTGCGTCGCTGGAGTCAAAGAGTtcggaggagagaaaaagtatttttgtgcGGTGGAGTATGGAGCTGCTGGCGGCAGTGGACACCTGGAGCCAAAGTCTGGAGGATGGAGTTTTTAAAACACGTG TGGCTGTGCTCACTAAGCAAGTCCTTCCCCTGATTATGAAGTGGGAGTGGGGGACAACCAATAACTTCCTTTACCAATACGAAG ATGTCACCGTTCCGCCTTGCCTTGGCACCAAAGAGAGATTCCATCTGATAGATGCCGGGCTGCTGATCAATGTAGCCTATCCTGCATTTCTGGGAGACAAGCGAGACATCGACCTCATCATCGCACCGGAGTACAGCGCTGGAAACATCTTTGAG ACTCTGACTCTTGCCAGAGACTATGCAGCTAAGCTGAAGAAGCCTTTCCCAGAGATAGACGACAAGgtcctggaggagagagagtggccTAAGGACTGCTACGTGTTCgaggggaaagggaaggagCCCACGATCGTATACATGCCCCTCTTTAACAGACAAAACTGCCAAG ATGCAGAGGAGGTCAAGGCAAAGATGGAGGAGTTCTCTACCTTCCAGCGTCCATTCAGTGAGGAGAAGATCCAGTCTGTGTTGGACACGGCGAAAGCTAACGTGAAGAACAACAAGGAAATTCTGCTGAGGGAGATTAACAAGGCCGTTCACCGCCGACAGAGCAAGAGGTGCGACGGACCTGAGAGGGACGGCCATGTTTGTGTATGCCTGTGA
- the LOC118289297 gene encoding cytosolic phospholipase A2 gamma isoform X3: MERDDAVSVKPIHQSLSLCEGEQDYVDRRKRIVLESLDSLGINCTADSVPHIALLASGGGQRAAVGLVGSLYQMEKEGLLDTLLYLGGVSGSTWSMSSVYSDPQWSANMDRAASTLSGPGVELEQALAWLGERAKEEFFSLTDIWGVLTSAGIMKQMDLRRLSDEASRNATNPYPIYSAIEKDCFSNGPIEGQWFEVSPHEAGFTELGLFVETSLLGSKFQSGELLEQKPEMDMVKLQVPGQVDSASEEFLRVYNTLDKLVALIRSTITDPTALSDLNKLQQTLEDKVNCNKAASLESKSSEERKSIFVRWSMELLAAVDTWSQSLEDGVFKTRVAVLTKQVLPLIMKWEWGTTNNFLYQYEDVTVPPCLGTKERFHLIDAGLLINVAYPAFLGDKRDIDLIIAPEYSAGNIFETLTLARDYAAKLKKPFPEIDDKVLEEREWPKDCYVFEGKGKEPTIVYMPLFNRQNCQDAEEVKAKMEEFSTFQRPFSEEKIQSVLDTAKANVKNNKEILLREINKAVHRRQSKRCDGPERDGHVCVCL; this comes from the exons ATGGAGCGAGATGATGCCGTTTCAGTG AAACCCATCCAtcagtccctctctctgtgtgagggtGAGCAGGACTATGTTGACAGGAGGAAAAGAATAGTTCTGGAGTCACTCGACAGCCTGGGAATCAACTGTACCGCA GATTCAGTTCCCCACATCGCGCTGCTGGCGTCAGGTGGGGGTCAGAGGGCAGCCGTGGGTCTGGTGGGTTCCCTCTATCAGATGGAAAAGGAAGGCCTGCTGGACACTCTGCTCTACCTGGGAGGAGTCTCTGGGTCGACGTG GTCCATGTCCTCCGTGTACAGTGACCCGCAGTGGAGCGCCAACATGGACAGAGCAGCATCCACGCTGTCAGGTCCTGGGGTCGAGCTCGAGCAGGCCCTGGCCTGGCTGGGTGAGCGGGCGAAAGAGGAGTTCTTCTCTCTCACCGATATCTGGGGGGTCTTAACCTCTGCTGGCATCATGAAACAG atggACTTGCGGCGTCTTTCAGATGAGGCCAGTAGAAACGCCACAAACCCTTACCCCATCTACAGCGCCATAGAGAAGGACTGCTTCTCAAATGGGCCAATAGAAG GCCAGTGGTTTGAGGTGAGCCCTCATGAGGCTGGATTCACAGAGTTGGGTCTCTTTGTTGAAACGTCTCTCCTGGGCAGCAAGTTCCAGAGTggggagctgctggagcagaaGCCAGAGATGGACATGGTCAAACTACAAG TGCCTGGGCAAGTGGACAGTGCCTCTGAAGAGTTCCTGCGTGTATACAACACCCTTGACAAACTGGTGGCCCTGATCAGAAGTACAATTACGGATCCCACCGCCCTGTCTGACCTGAATAAGCTGCAGCAAACACTAGAag ACAAGGTAAATTGTAACAAAGCTGCGTCGCTGGAGTCAAAGAGTtcggaggagagaaaaagtatttttgtgcGGTGGAGTATGGAGCTGCTGGCGGCAGTGGACACCTGGAGCCAAAGTCTGGAGGATGGAGTTTTTAAAACACGTG TGGCTGTGCTCACTAAGCAAGTCCTTCCCCTGATTATGAAGTGGGAGTGGGGGACAACCAATAACTTCCTTTACCAATACGAAG ATGTCACCGTTCCGCCTTGCCTTGGCACCAAAGAGAGATTCCATCTGATAGATGCCGGGCTGCTGATCAATGTAGCCTATCCTGCATTTCTGGGAGACAAGCGAGACATCGACCTCATCATCGCACCGGAGTACAGCGCTGGAAACATCTTTGAG ACTCTGACTCTTGCCAGAGACTATGCAGCTAAGCTGAAGAAGCCTTTCCCAGAGATAGACGACAAGgtcctggaggagagagagtggccTAAGGACTGCTACGTGTTCgaggggaaagggaaggagCCCACGATCGTATACATGCCCCTCTTTAACAGACAAAACTGCCAAG ATGCAGAGGAGGTCAAGGCAAAGATGGAGGAGTTCTCTACCTTCCAGCGTCCATTCAGTGAGGAGAAGATCCAGTCTGTGTTGGACACGGCGAAAGCTAACGTGAAGAACAACAAGGAAATTCTGCTGAGGGAGATTAACAAGGCCGTTCACCGCCGACAGAGCAAGAGGTGCGACGGACCTGAGAGGGACGGCCATGTTTGTGTATGCCTGTGA
- the LOC118289297 gene encoding cytosolic phospholipase A2 gamma isoform X2, translating into MERDDAVSVKPIHQSLSLCEGEQDYVDRRKRIVLESLDSLGINCTADSVPHIALLASGGGQRAAVGLVGSLYQMEKEGLLDTLLYLGGVSGSTWSMSSVYSDPQWSANMDRAASTLSGPGVELEQALAWLGERAKEEFFSLTDIWGVLTSAGIMKQMDLRRLSDEASRNATNPYPIYSAIEKDCFSNGPIEGQWFEVSPHEAGFTELGLFVETSLLGSKFQSGELLEQKPEMDMVKLQGVLGCALAHEDTIRDFIPPWLNVPGQVDSASEEFLRVYNTLDKLVALIRSTITDPTALSDLNKLQQTLEDKVNCNKAASLESKSSEERKSIFVRWSMELLAAVDTWSQSLEDGVFKTRVAVLTKQVLPLIMKWEWGTTNNFLYQYEDVTVPPCLGTKERFHLIDAGLLINVAYPAFLGDKRDIDLIIAPEYSAGNIFETLTLARDYAAKLKKPFPEIDDKVLEEREWPKDCYVFEGKGKEPTIVYMPLFNRQNCQDAEEVKAKMEEFSTFQRPFSEEKIQSVLDTAKANVKNNKEILLREINKAVHRRQSKRKLVLHHL; encoded by the exons ATGGAGCGAGATGATGCCGTTTCAGTG AAACCCATCCAtcagtccctctctctgtgtgagggtGAGCAGGACTATGTTGACAGGAGGAAAAGAATAGTTCTGGAGTCACTCGACAGCCTGGGAATCAACTGTACCGCA GATTCAGTTCCCCACATCGCGCTGCTGGCGTCAGGTGGGGGTCAGAGGGCAGCCGTGGGTCTGGTGGGTTCCCTCTATCAGATGGAAAAGGAAGGCCTGCTGGACACTCTGCTCTACCTGGGAGGAGTCTCTGGGTCGACGTG GTCCATGTCCTCCGTGTACAGTGACCCGCAGTGGAGCGCCAACATGGACAGAGCAGCATCCACGCTGTCAGGTCCTGGGGTCGAGCTCGAGCAGGCCCTGGCCTGGCTGGGTGAGCGGGCGAAAGAGGAGTTCTTCTCTCTCACCGATATCTGGGGGGTCTTAACCTCTGCTGGCATCATGAAACAG atggACTTGCGGCGTCTTTCAGATGAGGCCAGTAGAAACGCCACAAACCCTTACCCCATCTACAGCGCCATAGAGAAGGACTGCTTCTCAAATGGGCCAATAGAAG GCCAGTGGTTTGAGGTGAGCCCTCATGAGGCTGGATTCACAGAGTTGGGTCTCTTTGTTGAAACGTCTCTCCTGGGCAGCAAGTTCCAGAGTggggagctgctggagcagaaGCCAGAGATGGACATGGTCAAACTACAAG GTGTTCTAGGTTGTGCGTTGGCTCATGAGGATACGATCAGAGATTTCATCCCTCCGTGGCTGAATG TGCCTGGGCAAGTGGACAGTGCCTCTGAAGAGTTCCTGCGTGTATACAACACCCTTGACAAACTGGTGGCCCTGATCAGAAGTACAATTACGGATCCCACCGCCCTGTCTGACCTGAATAAGCTGCAGCAAACACTAGAag ACAAGGTAAATTGTAACAAAGCTGCGTCGCTGGAGTCAAAGAGTtcggaggagagaaaaagtatttttgtgcGGTGGAGTATGGAGCTGCTGGCGGCAGTGGACACCTGGAGCCAAAGTCTGGAGGATGGAGTTTTTAAAACACGTG TGGCTGTGCTCACTAAGCAAGTCCTTCCCCTGATTATGAAGTGGGAGTGGGGGACAACCAATAACTTCCTTTACCAATACGAAG ATGTCACCGTTCCGCCTTGCCTTGGCACCAAAGAGAGATTCCATCTGATAGATGCCGGGCTGCTGATCAATGTAGCCTATCCTGCATTTCTGGGAGACAAGCGAGACATCGACCTCATCATCGCACCGGAGTACAGCGCTGGAAACATCTTTGAG ACTCTGACTCTTGCCAGAGACTATGCAGCTAAGCTGAAGAAGCCTTTCCCAGAGATAGACGACAAGgtcctggaggagagagagtggccTAAGGACTGCTACGTGTTCgaggggaaagggaaggagCCCACGATCGTATACATGCCCCTCTTTAACAGACAAAACTGCCAAG ATGCAGAGGAGGTCAAGGCAAAGATGGAGGAGTTCTCTACCTTCCAGCGTCCATTCAGTGAGGAGAAGATCCAGTCTGTGTTGGACACGGCGAAAGCTAACGTGAAGAACAACAAGGAAATTCTGCTGAGGGAGATTAACAAGGCCGTTCACCGCCGACAGAGCAAGAG GAAGCTGGTGCTGCACCATCTTTGA
- the LOC124849438 gene encoding LOW QUALITY PROTEIN: octapeptide-repeat protein T2-like (The sequence of the model RefSeq protein was modified relative to this genomic sequence to represent the inferred CDS: substituted 1 base at 1 genomic stop codon), which produces RERERERGREREGERERERGRERERERERERWRERERXRERERERERERERERERERERERERERERERGRERGREGERERERERERERERERERERERQERERERGRERERERERERERGREREGEREREGGREGERERERERGRERERGREGERERERDGGRGERERERGRERERDGGRERGRERDGGRERGRERWRERERERGREREGERERER; this is translated from the exons agagagagagagagagagagagggagagagagagagggagagagagagagggagagagggagagagagagagagagagagagagagggagagatggagggagagagagagatagagagagagggagagagagagagagagagagagagagagagagagggagagagagagagagagagagagagagagagagagggagagagagagagggagagagagagggagagagggagagagagagagagagagggagagagagagagagagagagagagagagagagagagagagagagagaca agagagagagagagagagagggagggagagagagagagagagggagagagagagagagagagggagagagagagagggagagagagagagagagggagggagagagggagagagagagagagagagggagagagggagagagagagagagagggagggagggagagagagagagagagagagatggagggagag gagagagggagagagagagagggagagagagagagagagatggagggagagagagagggagagagagagatggagggagagagagagggagagagagatggagagagagggagagagagagagggagagagagggagggagagagagagagagagaga